The following nucleotide sequence is from Caldilineales bacterium.
CTCGGCTGCCTGATCATGGCGATGACCCCGGCCCCCACCCTGTCCCTGGCCCCCGGCCCGCCCTGCTCCACCGCCTTCGCCACCCACCCCCTGCCGCCCCTGCGCAATCTCCAATAACCAATCTCCAATCTCCAATTACTGACCTCCCCCATGTCCCCACCCACCAACCCACCCACCGCCGCCCGTTTCCTGGCCGAAACGCTGACAAACTATGGCGTCACCCACGTTTTCTACGTGGACGCCATCCTGCGCAAGACGATGGTCGAGCTGGAAGCGCTGGGCGTCCGCCGCGTCGTCACCCACTCCGAGAAGGCGGCTGCCTACATGGCCGACGGCTACGCCCGCATCGCCCGCCGCGCCGGCGTCTGCCTGGCGCAGTCGGTGGGCGCGGCCAACCTGGCCGCCGGCCTGCAAGACGCCTGGCTGGGCCATTCGCCTGTGATCGCGCTCACCGGTAAAAAACCGCCCGCTTTCCAGCACCGCCACGCCTACCAGGAAATCGACCACACGCCGCCCTTTACGGCAGTGACCAAGTTCAACGCCGATGTGACGACGCCGGCGCAGTTGCCGCAGCTGTTGCGGCAGGCATTCCGGTCGGCGCTCTCCGCCACGCCGGGGCCGGTGCACCTGGATCTGTTGGGGCACAACGGCCGGGCGCTGGAGGCGGCCACGGTCGAGTTCGGGCCGGCTGGGGCCGAGCAGCCGGTCGCCATCCCCCTCCGTCGCCCTCGCCCCGACCCGGACGAAGTGACCCAGGCCGCCGCCGCCATCGCCGCCGCCAAGAGGCCGGTGATCGTGGCCGGCGGCGGCGTCACCCTCGGCTCGGCTGCGCAGAGCGAGCTGATAGCCCTGGCCGAGAAACTGTCCATCCCCGTGGCCACCTCGGTCAACGGCAAAGGCGCCATCCTCGATACGCACCCCCTCAGCGTCGGCGTCGTCGGCTCCTACTCGGCCCGCTGCGCCAACCAGGTGGTGGCCGAGGCCGACCTGGTCATCTTCATCGGCAGCGCGACCGGCGACCAGACCACGCACGACTGGCGCCTGCCCCGACCCGGCGCGGCGGTGGTGCAGATCGACCTCGACCCAGCCGAGATCGGCCGCAACTATCCGGGCGCGGTCGGCGTCGTCGGCGACGCCAAAGCCGCCCTGACCATGCTGCTCGAAGTCTGCCAGCCGACCCCAGCCGACCCTGGCTGGCTGCCGCGGGTGCGCCAGCTGGTGGCAGCCTGGCAGCAGGAGATCGAGCCGCTGCGTTGCTCCGCTGCCATCCCGATCCGCCCCGAGCGGCTGTGCAAAGACCTGAGCGACGCCCTCCCCGCCGACGCCGTGCTGGTCTCGGACACCGGCTATGCGGCCATCTGGACGGCGACGATGGTGCAGCTCAGGCAGCCCGGCCAGACCTACCTGCGCGCGGCCGGCTCGCTGGGCTGGGCCTTTCCGGCGGCGTTGGGCGTCAAGTGCGCGACGCCGGAGCGGCCGGTGCTCTGTTTCAGCGGCGACGGCGGGTTCTGGTATCACCTGGCCGAGTTGGAGACGGCGCGGCGGCACGGCATCGCCACCGTCACGGTCGTCAACAACAACGGCGGCTTTGCCCAGGGCATCGACGACATCCACGCCCAATACGGCGACCGGCCCGGCCGCCCGGAGGAACTCTATCGCTTTGCGCCGGTCGATTTCGCCCGCCTGGCCACCGACATCGGTTGCCTGGGCCTGCGCGTCGAAGACCCCGCCGACCTGGCCCCGGCCCTGCGCCAGGCCCTGGCCGCCAACCGGCCCGCCGTCATCGATGTCGTCACCGACCTTTCCTACCGCGCCCCGGCGCCGTGGACGCCGAATTGAGCACGTGAAGCGTGAAACGTGAGGCGTGAAACGTGAAGCGTGAAACGTGAAACGTGAAGCGTGAAACGTGAAGCGTGAAGCGTGAAGGCGCTGGCCCACGCACCACGGAACACGAAACACGAAACACGCACCACGAAACCCGGAACCCGGAACCCCAAACCCACCCCATGCTTCTCTACACCATCCGCCGCCTGCTGACCCTGATCCCCGTCCTCTTGGGTGTGTCGTTCCTGACCTTCGCCATCGCCCAGGTGACGCCGGGCGACCCGGCCGCGCTGGCGCTGGGCACCAACGCCACACCCGAGGCCATCGCCGCCCTGCGCCAGCAGCTCGGCCTGGACGACCCCTTCCTGGTGCAGTACGGCCGCTATGTCTGGAACGCCCTGCACGGCGACCTGGGCACCTCGATCCGGGGCCAGACGCCGGTGTTGCAAGAGATCTTGCAGCGGCTGCCCAGCACGGTCGAGTTGACGGTGGCGGCCATGCTGATCGCCATCGTCCTGGGGGTGGGCGCCGGCATCATCGCCGCCACCACCCGCCATCGCTCGCTCGACGGCGCCACCATGGTCACCTCGCTGGTGGGCCTCTCCATCCCCAACTTCTGGCTGGCGATCCTCCTGATCATCGTTTTCGGCGTCAACCTGAAGTGGATCTCCGTCACCGGCGGCGAGGGCCTGGCCGACCTGCTCCTGCCGGCCTTCGTGCTGGCCCTGGCACCGGCGGCGGTGCTGGCCCGGCTCACGCGTTCGAGCATCAAAGAGGTGGTGCGCGAGGATTATGTGCGCACGGCGCGGGCCAAAGGCCTGAGCCTGCGCCAGGTGATCCGGGTGCACGTGGTGCGCAACTCGCTCATCCCGGTCATCACCGTCATCGGTCTGCAGACGGCGGCCCTGTTGGGCGGGGCGGTGTTCATCGAGGCCGTGTTCGCCCGGCCCGGCCTGGGCCGTTTTGCCGTCAACGCCATCGCCAACCGCGACTATCCGCAGGTGCAGGGCGTGGTGCTGTTTGCGGCGCTCGTGTATGTTCTCGTCAATTTGGGCGTCGATCTCCTCTACGGCGTCCTCGACCCGCGCATCCGCTATGACTGAGGCCCTATGAGCGCCATCGCCACGCCTGCCGTCTCCATCGCCGACCAGCCGGCCCGCAGCGAAAGCCTGTGGCGCACAGCCTGGCGCTCGCTGCGCCGCAATCCCGTGGGGATGTTCGGGCTGGTGGGCTTTCTGGCCCTGGTGGGGCTGGTGCTGCTGGCGCCGGCCCTGGCGCCGGCTGACCCCACGGCCATGGATTTCGAGCACATCCTCGAAGGCCCCAGCCATAGCCATCTCTTTGGCACCGACGATCTGGGCCGCGACATCCTCAGCCGGGTGCTTTATGGCGGGCGCGAGTCGCTCAGCGTGGCCCTGCTGGCGGTGGCCGTGGCCGGCATCGGCGGTGTGGTCTTTGGCCTGATCAGCGGCTACTACGGCGGCGCCGTGGACAACACCATCATGCGGCTGGTCGATATCCTGCTGGCCTTCCCCGCCATCCTCCTGGCCCTGAGCATCGTGGCCGCGCTCGGCCCCAGCCTGGGCACGGTGTTGATCGCCCTGGGCCTGTCCTCGATCCCGGCCGTGATCCGTTTCGTGCGCGGCACGGTGTTGGCGGCCAAGAACAACGAATACGTGCTGGCCGCGCGCGTCTTGGGCGCCGGCGACGCCACCATCATGTTCACCCAGATCCTGCCCAACATCTTCGCCCCGCTCATCGTCTACAGCACCCTCGGCCTGGCCAGCGCCATCCTGGCCACCGCCGGCCTCAGCTACATCGGCCTGGGCGCGCAGCCGCCCTCGCCCGAATGGGGCGCCATGCTGAACGCCGGCCGCACCTACCTGCGCGACGCCTGGTGGATGTCGGTCTTCCCCGGCCTGGCCATCTTCTTCGCCGTGCTCTGCATCAACCTGCTGGGCGACGGCCTGCGCGATGCGCTCGACCCCAAGCTGCGCGTCTGAGGAGCCGCCGCCATGCCTACCCTGCTGGAAATCTGCAACCTGACGACCCAGTTCCACACCCGCGAGGGGGTGATCATGGCCGTCGCTGACGTCTCCTTCAGCCTGGAGGAGGGCGAGGTGGCGGCCATCGTGGGCGAGAGCGGCAGCGGCAAGAGCGTGACCATGCTCTCGGTCCTGCGCCTGATCCCAGAGCCGCCGGGCCGGATCAGCGCCGGGCAGGTATTGTTCAAGGGCCGCGACCTGGTGCAACTGCGCGAGGAGGAGATGGAGCGCGTGCGCGGGGCCGAGATCGCCATGATCTTCCAGGACCCGCTTTCGTCGCTGAACCCCACCCTCACCATCGGCTTTCAGATCGGCGAGGCGCTCAAGCTGCACCAGGGGATGAGCGACGAGCAGGCGCAGAGGCGGGCGGCCGAGCTATTGACGATGGTCGGCATCCCCAACGCCGGCGAGCGGCTGCAGGACTACCCACACCAGTTCTCCGGCGGCATGCGCCAGCGGGCGATGATCGCCATGGGGCTATCGTGCAACCCCCAACTGCTGATCGCCGATGAGCCGACCACGGCCCTCGATGTGACCATCCAGGCCCAGATCGTCGACCTGATCCAGCGCTTACAGGCCGAGATGGGGATGACGGTCATCTGGATCACCCACGATCTGGGGGTGGTGGCGCGGCTGGCCGAGCGGGTCATCGTCATGTACGCCGGCGCCATCGTCGAGGATGCGCCGGTGGACGAGCTCTTCGCTGCGCCCGGCCATCCCTACACCCTGGGCCTGCTGGCTTCGCTACCCCATCTGGATGCGGCCGACGATGCCCGCCTGGTTTCGATCCCCGGCCAGCCGCCGCACCTGGCCAACCTGCGGCCCGGCTGCCCCTTTGCCCCGCGCTGCGGCTACACCATGGACCGCTGCACCCGCGAGAAGCCGGCCCTGGAAATCGTGGCCCCGCGCCATCGTGTGGCCTGCTGGAAAGCCGCCTCACCGACCGGAGCGTGATGCCGTGACCGACAACCGACCACTTGATCCCAACGACCGGCCCTTGATCGAAGTCCGCAACCTGACCAAATACTTCCCCATCACCCGCGGCTTTTGGCAGCGCAAGGTGGGCGAGGTCAAGGCCGTGGACGGCCTCAGCTTCGAGATCCGGCAGGGCGAGACCCTGGGGCTGGTGGGCGAGAGCGGCTGCGGCAAATCGACCACCGGCCGCGCCATCCTGCGCTTGTACCCGCTCACCGCCGGCTCGGTCGCATTCGCTGGCATCGACCTCAGCGCGCTCAAACCGGCCCAACTGCGACCGCTGCGCCGGCGGATGCAGATGATCTTCCAGGACCCCTACGCCTCGCTCAACCCGCGCATGACCGTGAGCGCCATCATCGCCGCGCCGCTGCGCATCCACCGCATCGGCAACGCCAGAGAGCGGCAAGCGCGCGTGCGCGAGCTGCTGGATCTGGTGGGGCTGAACCCCGGCTTCGCCAACCGCTTTCCGCACGAATTCTCCGGCGGCCAGCGCCAGCGCATCGGCATCGCCCGCGCCCTGGCCCTGAACCCGGAGTTCATCGTCTGCGACGAGCCGATCGCCGCCCTCGATGTCTCCATCCAGGCCCAGGTCGTCAACCTGCTGATGGATTTGCAGGCCCGGCTCGGCCTCACCTATCTGTTCATCGCCCACGACCTCAGCATGGTGCGCCACATCAGCAACAGGGTGGCGGTGATGTACCTGGGCAAGATCGTGGAGTTGACCGGCAGCCGCGAGATGGTCGCCGCCCCCTTGCATCCCTACACCCAGGCCTTGCTCTCGGCCGCGCCCATCCCCAACCCGCGCCTGGAGCGCAGCCGCCAGCGCATCGTGCTGCAAGGCGACCTGCCCAGCCCGGCCAACCCGCCGGCCGGCTGCAACTTCAGCACCCGCTGCCCGCTCGCCCAGGAGATCTGCGCTCGCGTCGAACCCGATTTCAAGTCGGTGACGCCCGGCCATGCCGTAGCCTGCCATCTGGTTTCGTGATCCTTTCCCAGGAGCCTGCCATGTCCGCTGATTACTTCCACCGCCTTCATGCCCAAACTCTCACCCGTTTCTGGGTGAACAACCCCTCGCCCGCCGAAACCGGCCTGGCCCTGGCCGCCGGCGCCATCAACTGCACCACCAACCCGGCCTTCTGCTCCAAGCTGCTGCAAAGCGACCCGACCTACCTGCGCGGCGCCATCGACGAGGTGGTGCAAGAAACCAAAGACCACGACACGGCCGCCGCCCTCACCTACCGCCGGGTGGCCCAAGACCTGCTGGACGCCTTCCGGCCGCTGTACGACGGCAGCGGCGGGCAATGCGGCTTCGTCACCATGCAGGATGACCCGCGCTGCGACCACGACGCCGAGGCCACCATCCAGGCCGCGCTGCGCAACCGCTGGCTCGGCCCCAACCTGATGGCCAAGATCCCGGTCATCGCCGGCGGCATCGAGGCCATCGAAGCCTGCGTCGAAGCCAACATCCCCATCTGCGCCACCGAGATCTTCGCCGTCGCCCAGGCCGTCGACATCTGCGAGCGTTACGAGGCGGCAGCCCGGCGCACCGGCAACCGCCCGCCTTTCTTCGTCACCCACATTTCCGGCATCTTCGACGAATACCTGGGCAAGGTGGCCCGGCGCCAGGGCATCGCCATCCGGCCGGAGGTGCTCGACCAGGCCGGCTGCGCCATCGCCCGCAAGCAATACCGGCTGCTGCGTGAGCGCGGCTACCCTGGCATCTTGCTCGGCGGCGGCGCCCGTGGTATACATCATTTCACCGAAATGGTTGGCGGCGCTGCGCACGTGACGATCAACTGGAGCACGGCCGAGGAGATCATGCGGGATGGCATCGAGGTGGCCCCGCGCATGGACGCCGAAACCCCGCCGGAGGTGGTGGCCGAGCTGTGCGACACGTTCGCCGACTTCCGCCGCGCCTACGAGGAAGACGGCCTCTCGCTGCCAGAATACGCCGGTTTCGGCCCGGTGCAGCTGTTCCGCAACGCCTTCCTCAAGGGCTGGTATCTGCTGCTGGCCGAGGTCGCCTCCCGCCGCCACGCCCACGCTGTCTAGCGCCAGATGGCATCTTACCCTACGCCGCAGGAAAGACACCGATGAATGACTTGATCCGCCTCACCCAGGACGGGGCCGTGGCCCAGCTCGTCCTCAACCGGCCCGAAAAACGCAACGCCATCAACCTGCCTCTGCTCGAAGACCTTGACGCCGCCCTGCGCCAGGTCGAGCGCATGGCCGGCCTGCGCACGCTGATCGTGCGCGGCGAGGGCAAAACCTTCTCGGCCGGCGTCGATCCGGCCCTTTTCGCCGCCCAGGCCGAGCGTTTTGGTCCCGATTGGCGGCTGCACAGCCGCGCCATCACGGCCGGGGCGCAGGCCATCTTCGGCCGGCTGGAGCGGCTGGAACTCCCCACCCTCTGCCTGATCCACGGCCATTGCCTGGGCATGGCGCTGGAACTGGCCCTGGCCTGCGACATCCGCATCGCCGCCGAGGGCGCCATCCTGGGGCTGCCCGAGACGCGCATCGGCCTCCTGCCCGATGTCGGCGGGACCACACGGCTGACCCGGCTGGTCGGCCCGGCGCGGGCCAAAGAGCTGATCTTCAGCGGCCGCCAGTTCGACGCTGCCCTGGCCGAGCGTTGGGGCATCGTCAACTACGTCACACCGCTCGACCAATTGGAGGCCAGGGCGATGGAGTTGGCGGCGGAAATCGGCCAGGCGGCGCCGCTGGCCGTGGGCATGGCCAAGCGGGTGATCGACGGGCTGAGCGACCTGGAGCGGGGCCAGCAGTTGGAGGCCTGGGCGCAGAGCCTGCTGTTCCAGAGCGAGGATTTTCAAGAGGCGATGGCGAGCTTCATGCAGCGCCCGCCGCACTTCAAAGGACGATGACCATGAGCGAAACGACGAAGGTTGATGTAGTGGTGATCGGGGCCGGGTTGGGCGGCCTCAGCGCTGCCGCCTATCTGGCGCAGGCGGGCAAGCGCGTGTTGGTGCTCGAACATCATACGGTGCCGGGCGGCTATGCCCACGAGTTCCGCCGCGGGCGCTATCGCTTCGAGGTGTCGTTGCACAACCTGGACGGGGCCGGGCCGGGCGGCTGGGTCTACCGCTGCTTCCGGGAATTGGGCGTGTTCGACCGGGTGCGCTTCCACCGCCTGGATCCGCTGTATGCGGTCAAGTTCCCTGGCCGCGAGGTCGCCGCTCACGCCGACATCGGCGCCTATGAGGAAGAATTGCTGCGCCAGTTCCCGCACGAGCGCGCCGGCATCCGCGGGCTGTTCGACGCCATGATACAGGTGCAGCGCGAGACGCGGCGCTTCACGGCTGACCGCGACCTGGGCCTGCGGCTATCGCGAGCCGAGGTTGCCAGCCACTACCCGGCCATGGTGGGCAGCATGACCCAAAGTTGGGGCGATTTCATGGCCCGCTATGTGAGCGACCCGCAGT
It contains:
- a CDS encoding ABC transporter permease is translated as MSAIATPAVSIADQPARSESLWRTAWRSLRRNPVGMFGLVGFLALVGLVLLAPALAPADPTAMDFEHILEGPSHSHLFGTDDLGRDILSRVLYGGRESLSVALLAVAVAGIGGVVFGLISGYYGGAVDNTIMRLVDILLAFPAILLALSIVAALGPSLGTVLIALGLSSIPAVIRFVRGTVLAAKNNEYVLAARVLGAGDATIMFTQILPNIFAPLIVYSTLGLASAILATAGLSYIGLGAQPPSPEWGAMLNAGRTYLRDAWWMSVFPGLAIFFAVLCINLLGDGLRDALDPKLRV
- a CDS encoding thiamine pyrophosphate-binding protein, whose protein sequence is MSPPTNPPTAARFLAETLTNYGVTHVFYVDAILRKTMVELEALGVRRVVTHSEKAAAYMADGYARIARRAGVCLAQSVGAANLAAGLQDAWLGHSPVIALTGKKPPAFQHRHAYQEIDHTPPFTAVTKFNADVTTPAQLPQLLRQAFRSALSATPGPVHLDLLGHNGRALEAATVEFGPAGAEQPVAIPLRRPRPDPDEVTQAAAAIAAAKRPVIVAGGGVTLGSAAQSELIALAEKLSIPVATSVNGKGAILDTHPLSVGVVGSYSARCANQVVAEADLVIFIGSATGDQTTHDWRLPRPGAAVVQIDLDPAEIGRNYPGAVGVVGDAKAALTMLLEVCQPTPADPGWLPRVRQLVAAWQQEIEPLRCSAAIPIRPERLCKDLSDALPADAVLVSDTGYAAIWTATMVQLRQPGQTYLRAAGSLGWAFPAALGVKCATPERPVLCFSGDGGFWYHLAELETARRHGIATVTVVNNNGGFAQGIDDIHAQYGDRPGRPEELYRFAPVDFARLATDIGCLGLRVEDPADLAPALRQALAANRPAVIDVVTDLSYRAPAPWTPN
- a CDS encoding ABC transporter ATP-binding protein, with translation MPTLLEICNLTTQFHTREGVIMAVADVSFSLEEGEVAAIVGESGSGKSVTMLSVLRLIPEPPGRISAGQVLFKGRDLVQLREEEMERVRGAEIAMIFQDPLSSLNPTLTIGFQIGEALKLHQGMSDEQAQRRAAELLTMVGIPNAGERLQDYPHQFSGGMRQRAMIAMGLSCNPQLLIADEPTTALDVTIQAQIVDLIQRLQAEMGMTVIWITHDLGVVARLAERVIVMYAGAIVEDAPVDELFAAPGHPYTLGLLASLPHLDAADDARLVSIPGQPPHLANLRPGCPFAPRCGYTMDRCTREKPALEIVAPRHRVACWKAASPTGA
- a CDS encoding ATP-binding cassette domain-containing protein, with translation MTDNRPLDPNDRPLIEVRNLTKYFPITRGFWQRKVGEVKAVDGLSFEIRQGETLGLVGESGCGKSTTGRAILRLYPLTAGSVAFAGIDLSALKPAQLRPLRRRMQMIFQDPYASLNPRMTVSAIIAAPLRIHRIGNARERQARVRELLDLVGLNPGFANRFPHEFSGGQRQRIGIARALALNPEFIVCDEPIAALDVSIQAQVVNLLMDLQARLGLTYLFIAHDLSMVRHISNRVAVMYLGKIVELTGSREMVAAPLHPYTQALLSAAPIPNPRLERSRQRIVLQGDLPSPANPPAGCNFSTRCPLAQEICARVEPDFKSVTPGHAVACHLVS
- a CDS encoding enoyl-CoA hydratase/isomerase family protein; amino-acid sequence: MNDLIRLTQDGAVAQLVLNRPEKRNAINLPLLEDLDAALRQVERMAGLRTLIVRGEGKTFSAGVDPALFAAQAERFGPDWRLHSRAITAGAQAIFGRLERLELPTLCLIHGHCLGMALELALACDIRIAAEGAILGLPETRIGLLPDVGGTTRLTRLVGPARAKELIFSGRQFDAALAERWGIVNYVTPLDQLEARAMELAAEIGQAAPLAVGMAKRVIDGLSDLERGQQLEAWAQSLLFQSEDFQEAMASFMQRPPHFKGR
- a CDS encoding ABC transporter permease; translated protein: MLLYTIRRLLTLIPVLLGVSFLTFAIAQVTPGDPAALALGTNATPEAIAALRQQLGLDDPFLVQYGRYVWNALHGDLGTSIRGQTPVLQEILQRLPSTVELTVAAMLIAIVLGVGAGIIAATTRHRSLDGATMVTSLVGLSIPNFWLAILLIIVFGVNLKWISVTGGEGLADLLLPAFVLALAPAAVLARLTRSSIKEVVREDYVRTARAKGLSLRQVIRVHVVRNSLIPVITVIGLQTAALLGGAVFIEAVFARPGLGRFAVNAIANRDYPQVQGVVLFAALVYVLVNLGVDLLYGVLDPRIRYD